One Tubulanus polymorphus chromosome 5, tnTubPoly1.2, whole genome shotgun sequence DNA segment encodes these proteins:
- the LOC141905830 gene encoding uncharacterized protein LOC141905830 isoform X1, translating into MNSNDSVNYKQKYKNLKRKLKFLIHEQECFAEELRKVQRKLLCVARDRSFLLDRLLQYEKIDESSSDSDATDSSDSDGETRTNRLFPKKQKENAFPQFPNSSDLNLLENLNYGPVSEQGQQLNCGLNIGSGNIPGPPPRKRIKKETKKPVKIIEKKTAEPAGNAPGILGPLTKEEIERHLDAKQSSFMIERAPATMPSDIFNNDNSNFDIDEVSSDALASNGTEQLLIASTK; encoded by the coding sequence ATGAACTCAAATGATTCCGTGAATTataaacagaaatataaaaacttgaagcgaaAATTAAAGTTCCTTATTCATGAGCAGGAATGTTTTGCAGAGGAACTACGAAAAGTTCAGCGTAAATTATTATGCGTCGCAAGGGACCGAAGTTTTTTACTTGACCGTTTGCTTCAGTATGAAAAGATCGATGAATCGTCAAGTGACTCTGATGCAACTGATTCTAGTGACTCAGATGGAGAAACTCGAACTAACAGACTTTTTCCGAAAAAGCAAAAAGAGAATGCTTTTCCTCAATTTCCAAATTCGAGTGATCTAAATTTACTGGAAAATCTGAACTATGGTCCAGTGAGTGAACAAGGTCAACAGCTGAATTGTGGTCTTAACATCGGATCTGGAAACATACCAGGACCTCCACCGCGTAAACGGATTAAAAAGGAAACAAAGAAGCCTGTCAAGATTATTGAAAAGAAGACGGCGGAACCAGCTGGTAATGCTCCTGGAATTTTGGGACCCCTTACGAAAGAAGAAATAGAACGCCACTTAGATGCCAAACAGTCTAGTTTTATGATTGAACGTGCACCAGCCACAATGCCTTCTGATatttttaataatgataattcaaattttgatattgatgaaGTCAGCTCGGATGCTTTGGCTTCTAATGGTACTGAACAACTTCTAATAGCTTcaacaaaataa
- the LOC141905830 gene encoding uncharacterized protein LOC141905830 isoform X2 yields MNSNDSVNYKQKYKNLKRKLKFLIHEQECFAEELRKVQRKLLCVARDRSFLLDRLLQYEKIDESSSDSDATDSSDSDGETRTNRLFPKKQKENAFPQFPNSSDLNLLENLNYGPVSEQGQQLNCGLNIGSGNIPGPPPRKRIKKETKKPVKIIEKKTAEPAGNAPGILGPLTKEEIERHLDAKQSSFMIERAPATMPSDIFNNDNSNFDIDEVSSDALASNGQEIPSSQ; encoded by the exons ATGAACTCAAATGATTCCGTGAATTataaacagaaatataaaaacttgaagcgaaAATTAAAGTTCCTTATTCATGAGCAGGAATGTTTTGCAGAGGAACTACGAAAAGTTCAGCGTAAATTATTATGCGTCGCAAGGGACCGAAGTTTTTTACTTGACCGTTTGCTTCAGTATGAAAAGATCGATGAATCGTCAAGTGACTCTGATGCAACTGATTCTAGTGACTCAGATGGAGAAACTCGAACTAACAGACTTTTTCCGAAAAAGCAAAAAGAGAATGCTTTTCCTCAATTTCCAAATTCGAGTGATCTAAATTTACTGGAAAATCTGAACTATGGTCCAGTGAGTGAACAAGGTCAACAGCTGAATTGTGGTCTTAACATCGGATCTGGAAACATACCAGGACCTCCACCGCGTAAACGGATTAAAAAGGAAACAAAGAAGCCTGTCAAGATTATTGAAAAGAAGACGGCGGAACCAGCTGGTAATGCTCCTGGAATTTTGGGACCCCTTACGAAAGAAGAAATAGAACGCCACTTAGATGCCAAACAGTCTAGTTTTATGATTGAACGTGCACCAGCCACAATGCCTTCTGATatttttaataatgataattcaaattttgatattgatgaaGTCAGCTCGGATGCTTTGGCTTCTAATG GTCAGGAAATCCCATCCTCTCAGTAG